A DNA window from Chiroxiphia lanceolata isolate bChiLan1 chromosome 6, bChiLan1.pri, whole genome shotgun sequence contains the following coding sequences:
- the TMEM80 gene encoding transmembrane protein 80: MAAGSRGRTSEVLSSLPLQILFYVNGIYYIFYFLATLAMIVYKSQVFSYPDDFLAPDLAVLFLMAMLEVPRLYLGCKGNLREEEAPLALSLGLTVGSVVLSVYLLAWQTYVLWADVVLTALLLCAYGLESGLKVTAIAAFVS, from the exons GAAGAACTTCAGAGGTT CTGTCATCGCTTCCCTTACAGATCCTGTTCTATGTAAATGGGATTTATTACATCTTCTACTTCTTGGCAACTCTTGCAATGATTGTTTACAAAA GTCAAGTTTTCAGTTATCCAGATGATTTCCTGGCTCCTGATCTTGCCGTGCTTTTCCTTATGGCCATGCTGGAAGTGCCTCGACTATACTTGG GTTGCAAGGGAAacctgagggaggaggaggctcCGCTGGCGCTCAGCCTGGGGCTCACGGTGGGCAGTGTGGTGCTGAGCGTGTACCTGCTGGCCTGGCAGACCTACGTGCTGTGGGCAGACGTCGTGCTCACGGcgctgctgctctgtgcctaCGGGCTGGAGTCGGGGCTCAAGGTCACGGCCATCGCTGCCTTCGTCAGCTGA